A window of Eucalyptus grandis isolate ANBG69807.140 chromosome 4, ASM1654582v1, whole genome shotgun sequence genomic DNA:
TATTTCGTGAAAAGCAAATGTTTATGCCCATTGGGTAGCTTTGCATACTAGGAAGAGGACGTGTTATCAAAATTGGAAGTAATGGATGAGTACCGAGTTTGTTTGCTAGACAAAAAAACCCAACGAATTGTCATTCGTTGACCTTAGAGGgttgtttttggaaattcatgGGAATTATCTTTAtgacaaaatatcaatttgtatTACGCATCGAATAGAGGAGGCAGAATCAAAATTTATGCcttcaaaaccaaaaacttACCCTTAATCCGAGAAAACTGGCGGTGCATGGAAGAATCAATTCATTGGATCCACACCCAATCTATCTCGATGAGAGGGATTTcttggatgaggggccaatagtcACCAGTGAGTTTTGAGCATCTATCTTTCAGAATCTCACATTTCTCTATGTACAATtcttggagggagggagggaggccatccTCTAGCAAGTACCTCAGCTTTGGGCAAGAGTCGATCCATAAATGTTTGAGAGAGGATAGATGGTTGAGAAGACTGCTTGATAGTCTTTCAACATTCCACATATTGCAAATGTGAAGATACAatagagaggaaggaaagagaagactcCATGCATCCCTGTCCTCCGAAGGAAACCAtaccttctctccctcccctcccatgCAAAAGTCAATTAACATACACCAGAGGGATGTGAGTAGGTGTAAGCCCCATTCTCTCATTGGCTGCTTTAGATTCTCGCACCCTCTTATTAAAAGGCGATGCAAATTGGGAGGCAAACCTCCTTTGGGGAAGCATTTGATATTTTGGCAATCCTCGATAAATAGCGTCTCGAGGGATGTAAGATGATGCCACGATTTGGTAGAGACTTTATCTTCGACAATTACTAATTATAAGACACACGGGGTGACGGGAAGAGAAGGAATTCCTCTATCTCCAATGCTGGACAATTACTTATATCCAAATGAGCGAGATGGGAGAGCGTGTGAAGGCACTGTGGTAGGCTTCCTAGATTTGGATAGCCATCAATTGTCATTTCTTTGAGTGATTCTATGGTGATCATTGCCACCGACTCCACTCCCTCGCACTCACAAATACAAAGTTTCTTCAAAGCAGTAAGTCTATCATTGGCAAACAAAAAAGATATTAGAGAATCACAATTTACAATCCGCAGATACTCAAGTTGAGATATCAGGTTATTGTTGTTAGGGTCATCTAGAGGAATGGTTGGTCCCAAGATTTTTGGACACCTCCTAATGATCAAATGTTTGAATGTGTGCATCTTGCTTGGAAGCTTTTCTAAACTTATGCAATTACTCAATTCCATCCTTTCAAAGTCACATGGCAGATCTACTTCTCCTTCTCCTGCCACAAAAGATGTGAATCGAGGGCATCTTTCAATGGCTAATTCTTGAAGGCAAGTAAGATTAAGCATTATACTTTCATCTTGCCACAAGTATGTAAGCTTGTCACACCGTCCTATATGAAGCTGCTTTAGCTTGACCAAGCACCTCATAAACACATGATCAAAGCAAACAAGCTTggcaagattttcaattttgagaatGGTCAAAGAAGTTAGGTTGACCAAACTCTTTAAGATTTCCTTGTTACAATCCTCAAGGTATAACTCACGGAGAGATGGAAAACAAACCTCATTCGTTGAATTATTCAAATGCGGACATGAAtggatttcaagttttatgagaCAATCAAGTTGACGAGGTAATGTCCTAATCAATGAAGGACAACTCCGGACAACAAGATGTTGAAGACAGGAGAATGAGACTTCTTCTTTTGGGCCCCCAACATAAGGAGACCAATTCTTCCATGACAACATCTCTTTCAACTTCAAAGTTGTTAAGGATGAGAAAGGCCTTTTATCTCCTTAAAATTTAGAGCCTATCATTCTTATTGTGTGTAGACCTTCGAGAGATAATTCCTTTAGTGAAGGTAGTTGTCCAAGCGGGGGAAGTGATATAACATTAGGACAGCCCCGCAAGCACAAAGACACTATCTTAGAATAGGATGGACCACCTAACCATGACGGGAATTTTGCACCACCATAGTTcaaaatattgagattttcaagatCAATGTGAGGTCGTAGGAAGTCAAGCACTTGTGCTTCCTGCTCATGATTCTagagattttccaaattttcatccCAATGCAAGGATAAGTTGGTAAGGCCTTGCTTTTGATGCAAATTAGCATCAATTGCATCTCTAACTTTTTCCACCTTTTGCAATTCTGATATGAATAATTCTCCTTAAAGATGTGGCAAATTCTTTAACTCCTCTAACCGTGATCCTTTCTCTGGTCGTACCACAAACTTGGACAAGATAATAAGATCTTTTAAATTACCGATACCCAACGGCATCTCTTTAAGACTCCTCATATCTCTAACATCAAGAAACTGtaaattgaccaattttgtGATGCCTTGAGGCAACTTTGAAAGTTTTTGACAACCTCTTAAAATCAAAACTTGTAATTTGCACGAGTTGACAATTGATTCAGGTAGCCTTTTGATATCAGTGTACGAGAAATTGAGATATTGAAGATGTTTTAAATCACCAACACAATTCGGTACCTCTACAATGTCACAACGACTTAATGGGAATACTCTCAAGTACTTCAAGTTTGTTAGCAAGTCATGTAGCACCTTATTGGAAATAGAGAAAGAGCCCCCACTAGATCCATCACGGACTAGAATTAAACTTCTTAGTGTCTTCATTCCTTGATATTGTTTCAGGCATTTTGATGTAACATATTGCGATGGGATGAATGATGCATAACAAGTTTTTTCAAGAGATGATACATCATGTTCATTACTTGCCATCTGAGACCCCCACGAGCTAAAGCAAGTCCCACCCAAAATTGACTTTGCCAGATCATTCAAaagatcatgcattgaaaacttAGATGCGTCGATacttgattgttgaagaaatgacATGGATACTAACTCATCAAAGTGCTTTCGTCCCAATTTCAAGATattctcatttcctttttgcccATCTAAAAGTCCCTCTGCTATCCATAAGAGTACCAACTCATCCCTCTCAATTTCGTAATCCTTGGGAAATACCGCACAATAAGCAAAACATCTCTTCAAATAGGAAGGAAGATGGACATAACTCAATTTTAAAACTGGGAGAACCTCATCATTCTGTGCAGTCAGAAGATcccatattttgttatttaaggTATCTTCCCATTCATTAAGATTACTTTTAGTACGTAGGACACCGCCCAACATCTTTGCCGCCAAAGGTAAACCTTTACATCTTTCAGCTATTTTCTTCCCTATTATTTTAAAAGCCCGGTGGCTCTCAAAATTTGTTGCTCCAAGAGCATGAAAGGCTAATAAGCTTACACAATTATCAAAGGACAATTCCCTCAAAGGATAAGGCGAAGCTCTTGTTATGGAAGCAACATTAAGGTTGCGAGTCGtgatgatgatcttgcttcCCTTAGTCCCCACTTCAAATGGCTTTAAGAGAGCAGTCCATTTTTCGTATTTCTCATTCCAAATATCGTCtaaaaccacaagaaacttcttcccAGATAGACTATCCTTCAACTTAACTTGAAGCTCATTAAGATTACCCTCGCTGGACAATCCGGTGATCAACCGCAAAATAGTCTTTGTTATGTCAAAGACATCAAAAACATCTGAGACACAAACCCATACTCTCTTCTCGAAATAGCTATTCACTTTGGCATTATTATATAGCCACTGAGTCAAGGCCGTCTTTCCAATACCACCCATCCCAACTATGGGGACTATGCTTAGTGTGGCATCATAATTTTTGACCTCACGGATCAATAGTTCGAGTATCTCcatttcttccttctccctaCCGAAAAACCGAGGCTCCGGTAGAGAACTAGTGGGATCCCTTCTGCTGATGTAGTTGGATCTGTCCACAACATTGTCTCTCAAGCTTAGATAATCCCTCCTTTTG
This region includes:
- the LOC104424051 gene encoding putative disease resistance RPP13-like protein 1 isoform X3, which codes for MLVTINAVVDDAEEKQLSGNCLAKLWLDDVRDLAFDIEDLLDEFDIKANQVKSEVESRTSRGQWKRKFFSFTQPGSLVSDTKVQDINGRFEVIVKRRDYLSLRDNVVDRSNYISRRDPTSSLPEPRFFGREKEEMEILELLIREVKNYDATLSIVPIVGMGGIGKTALTQWLYNNAKVNSYFEKRVWVCVSDVFDVFDITKTILRLITGLSSEGNLNELQVKLKDSLSGKKFLVVLDDIWNEKYEKWTALLKPFEVGTKGSKIIITTRNLNVASITRASPYPLRELSFDNCVSLLAFHALGATNFESHRAFKIIGKKIAERCKGLPLAAKMLGGVLRTKSNLNEWEDTLNNKIWDLLTAQNDEVLPVLKLSYVHLPSYLKRCFAYCAVFPKDYEIERDELVLLWIAEGLLDGQKGNENILKLGRKHFDELVSMSFLQQSSIDASKFSMHDLLNDLAKSILGGTCFSSWGSQMASNEHDVSSLEKTCYASFIPSQYVTSKCLKQYQGMKTLRSLILVRDGSSGGSFSISNKVLHDLLTNLKYLRVFPLSRCDIVEVPNCVGDLKHLQYLNFSYTDIKRLPESIVNSCKLQVLILRGCQKLSKLPQGITKLVNLQFLDVRDMRSLKEMPLGIGNLKDLIILSKFVVRPEKGSRLEELKNLPHL
- the LOC104424051 gene encoding putative disease resistance RPP13-like protein 1 isoform X2; this encodes MAIGEIVLGSFFQVLFDKLSSLASDYAQREGTDTTILDDCKRMLVTINAVVDDAEEKQLSGNCLAKLWLDDVRDLAFDIEDLLDEFDIKANQVKSEVESRTSRGQWKRKFFSFTQPGSLVSDTKVQDINGRFEVIVKRRDYLSLRDNVVDRSNYISRRDPTSSLPEPRFFGREKEEMEILELLIREVKNYDATLSIVPIVGMGGIGKTALTQWLYNNAKVNSYFEKRVWVCVSDVFDVFDITKTILRLITGLSSEGNLNELQVKLKDSLSGKKFLVVLDDIWNEKYEKWTALLKPFEVGTKGSKIIITTRNLNVASITRASPYPLRELSFDNCVSLLAFHALGATNFESHRAFKIIGKKIAERCKGLPLAAKMLGGVLRTKSNLNEWEDTLNNKIWDLLTAQNDEVLPVLKLSYVHLPSYLKRCFAYCAVFPKDYEIERDELVLLWIAEGLLDGQKGNENILKLGRKHFDELVSMSFLQQSSIDASKFSMHDLLNDLAKSILGGTCFSSWGSQMASNEHDVSSLEKTCYASFIPSQYVTSKCLKQYQGMKTLRSLILVRDGSSGGSFSISNKVLHDLLTNLKYLRVFPLSRCDIVEVPNCVGDLKHLQYLNFSYTDIKRLPESIVNSCKLQVLILRGCQKLSKLPQGITKLVNLQFLDVRDMRSLKEMPLGIGNLKDLIILSKFVVRPEKGSRLEELKNLPHL